One window from the genome of Cryobacterium sp. GrIS_2_6 encodes:
- a CDS encoding 4-hydroxybenzoate 3-monooxygenase → MSPENTRVAIIGAGPAGLLLSWALRDAGIDSIVVENRSQDYVLARIRAGVLEQSAVETLTRLGLGERIRTEGLEHDGIYLQFRGERHHVDFQELIGRSVTVYGQQEVVKDLIAAHNAAGSTIYYESADVAVHDLESSAPRVTFTHAGEAHEITADFVVGADGFHGVCRASIPREAITLYDRSYPYAWLGILANVAPSTDELIYALHEDGFAMHSMRSPLVSRLYLQVDTADSLDQWPDERIWENLHARLGVPGWTLQEGEITDKSITPMRSFVASRLAYGSLFLAGDAGHIVPPTGAKGLNSAIADVTMLAAAIAAHYADDDALLSGYGEAALRRQWRVQQFSQWMTDLLHRNRTDLQTMEFDYQSQLGRLDYVTSSAHAQRELAEQYSGLPF, encoded by the coding sequence GTGTCCCCAGAAAACACCCGTGTCGCCATCATCGGCGCAGGCCCCGCCGGTCTTCTCCTCAGCTGGGCGCTGCGGGACGCCGGAATCGACTCGATCGTGGTCGAGAACCGTTCGCAGGACTATGTGCTCGCCCGGATCCGGGCCGGCGTACTCGAGCAGAGCGCCGTCGAGACCCTCACCCGCCTGGGGCTCGGCGAGCGGATCAGGACCGAGGGCCTCGAGCACGACGGCATCTACCTGCAGTTCCGGGGCGAACGCCACCACGTCGACTTCCAGGAGCTCATAGGCCGCAGCGTCACGGTGTACGGCCAGCAGGAAGTCGTGAAGGACCTTATTGCGGCGCACAACGCCGCCGGCTCGACGATCTATTATGAGTCGGCGGATGTCGCGGTGCACGACCTCGAGTCGAGCGCGCCGCGGGTGACGTTCACCCACGCGGGCGAGGCCCACGAGATCACGGCGGACTTCGTCGTCGGCGCCGACGGCTTCCATGGGGTCTGCCGCGCGAGCATCCCCCGCGAAGCCATCACGCTCTACGACCGGAGTTACCCGTACGCCTGGCTCGGGATCCTCGCGAACGTGGCTCCGTCGACCGACGAGCTCATCTATGCGCTGCACGAAGACGGCTTCGCCATGCACTCGATGCGTTCGCCGCTCGTTTCCCGGCTCTACCTGCAGGTCGACACCGCGGACTCGCTCGACCAGTGGCCAGACGAACGGATCTGGGAGAACCTGCACGCCCGGCTCGGCGTGCCGGGCTGGACCCTCCAGGAGGGCGAGATCACCGACAAGTCCATCACGCCCATGCGCAGCTTCGTGGCGTCCCGCCTCGCGTACGGCAGTCTCTTCCTCGCGGGGGACGCCGGACACATCGTGCCGCCGACCGGGGCGAAGGGCCTCAACTCCGCCATCGCCGACGTCACCATGCTCGCCGCGGCCATCGCAGCCCACTACGCGGACGACGACGCCCTCCTCTCCGGTTACGGCGAGGCGGCGCTCCGCCGCCAGTGGCGCGTGCAGCAGTTCTCGCAGTGGATGACAGACCTGCTGCATCGCAACCGCACCGACCTGCAGACGATGGAGTTCGACTACCAGAGCCAGCTCGGCCGCCTCGATTACGTCACGAGCTCGGCGCACGCCC
- a CDS encoding IclR family transcriptional regulator, with product MSGKPAQSKGTEDAAAFPVDDRGVAARLFAILDAFTAPPASSLTLTAIAQRTGIPLTTVHRLVGEWTSWGGLARQEDGRYALGMRLWEVGVQTPTARNLRTIALPYLEDLYEATHEHVHLAILDGRDALYLEKLSGHQAVRVISRVGGRLPLHATGVGLVLLAFAANEVIQAYLAGPLPRFLPQTVTDPEELRRRLAGIRAQGIARMSEEMTAGSSSIAAPIRDRTGQVVAAVSIVTRTTPRSSPEHEQAVRVAAHGVGRALGYRRAAG from the coding sequence ATGTCAGGGAAGCCCGCACAGTCGAAGGGAACCGAGGACGCTGCGGCGTTCCCGGTCGATGACCGTGGCGTGGCCGCCCGGCTCTTCGCCATTCTCGACGCGTTCACCGCGCCGCCGGCGAGTTCGCTCACCCTCACCGCGATCGCGCAGCGCACCGGGATCCCGCTGACGACGGTGCACCGCCTCGTCGGTGAATGGACGAGCTGGGGAGGCCTCGCCCGCCAGGAGGACGGCCGCTACGCGCTCGGGATGCGGCTCTGGGAGGTCGGGGTGCAGACCCCGACGGCGCGGAACCTCCGCACGATCGCCCTGCCCTATCTGGAAGACCTGTACGAGGCGACCCATGAGCACGTGCACCTCGCCATCCTCGACGGACGTGACGCCCTCTACCTCGAGAAGCTGTCCGGGCACCAGGCCGTGCGGGTGATCTCCCGGGTGGGCGGTCGCTTGCCTCTGCACGCGACCGGGGTCGGGCTCGTGCTGCTGGCCTTCGCCGCGAACGAGGTGATCCAGGCCTACCTGGCCGGGCCGTTACCGCGGTTCCTGCCGCAGACCGTGACCGACCCCGAGGAATTGCGGCGGCGCCTGGCCGGCATCCGCGCCCAGGGCATCGCCCGCATGTCCGAGGAGATGACGGCCGGTTCGAGTTCGATCGCGGCGCCGATCCGGGACCGCACCGGCCAGGTGGTTGCGGCCGTGTCGATCGTCACCCGCACCACACCTCGGTCGAGCCCCGAGCACGAACAGGCCGTCCGGGTCGCGGCCCATGGGGTGGGCAGGGCGCTCGGGTACCGCCGCGCCGCCGGCTGA
- a CDS encoding helix-turn-helix domain-containing protein, producing the protein MANSRSGDSLPSRLVTILDAFDSHRSSLTISALSRRVGIPLATTHRLVVQFLDGRLLERDADGEVRLGIRLWELASRGLRTTDLREIALPFMKDAQAVVRQHTTLRWAG; encoded by the coding sequence ATGGCGAATTCCCGCTCCGGCGACTCCCTGCCGTCCCGGCTCGTGACGATTCTCGACGCCTTCGATTCCCATCGCTCGTCCTTGACGATCTCCGCGTTATCGCGCCGGGTGGGCATCCCGCTCGCGACGACCCACCGGCTCGTCGTGCAGTTCCTCGACGGACGGCTCCTCGAGCGCGACGCGGACGGAGAAGTTCGCCTCGGCATCCGGTTGTGGGAGCTGGCCTCGCGGGGCCTGCGCACCACCGACCTGCGCGAGATCGCGCTTCCCTTCATGAAGGACGCGCAGGCCGTCGTGCGGCAGCACACGACCCTGAGGTGGGCTGGCTAG